The DNA segment ATCGCCACACCCTTGCCATTACCGCAGACAAACGCGCCGTCATCGATACCACGTACTTTGAAGGCAAGGTCACGGCCGCCAACGACGTCAGCTATCCCATTGACGGTTTGAATAAATCCTATTATTGGTACGACGGCACCGGCGAGTACTCTCACGAAAATAAAATTCAGGTTTACAACGATTTCTGGGCCTCAGCTTCCAGAGGTGATGAGAAAAACACGGAAGTTTTAGTCAACGCAAACGGCGTGGTAGAAGCTATCAGTCCGAAACAAAGTCTTCCCTATGCCGTACCAGACGGCAAATTAATTCTTCAGGTATCGGCGGCGGCGGAAGACTTTGTCAATCAAAACATCAAGGTCGGCGATACGATCAAAGTCAATTTCGGCATCACGCCAAATGATAACTATCAATTTTTAATCGGCGGCCACGCCCTCTTGGTGGACAAGGGACAAAGCGTGCCGTACACCAAGGACATCAATGTACTCGGGGGGCGTCGTGCCCGGACAGCTGTCGGAGTCTCTGCAGACCACAAAATGATCTATCTTATCGCCGCCGAAGGACGCACCGATCGTTCGAAAGGTCTCACCTTAGGCGAGCTGTCCGACTTTATGACCCGGCTTGGCGTAGAGCGAGCTATGAACTTGGATGGCGGCGGTTCAACCGCCATGGTGGTGAAGAACCTCGGCAACACGGAACGCACTCGGGTGATCAACCCTGAAAAGAATGCTGCCGAGCGCAAAGTAGTCTCCGGTATCGGCATCTACAATACACTGCCCAAGACCGGTCAGCCCCAAGGTATCAAGTTTACCGGCCCCGATACTCTGGTCATTGGCGAAAGCGGTCTCTATCAAGCGACCGGAGCGTGGGATACCAATCTTCACCCTATGGATATCAGTTCATGGGGTTACCACTTTGAGACACCTTCCGACTTAGCTCTGGTGTCTGAAAGCTATCTTCTTGCACTACAGCCCGGCAACTTGGAGCTCGCTTTAAAAGCGGATAACGGACTCAGTGCGACAAAACAAATCACCATTCAAGGCTATGATGCCATTAAAACATTGACCGTCACAACCGATAAGAAGCGCATCGCGCCCGGCGAAACACTTCACATTCAGGCGGAAGCTACGTTGAGCGACGGACGCAAAGTCATCCTCAGTCCGAGAGTGTTGGATTTTATGCTCACGGATATGGAAGGAAGCTGGGACAGCGAATCAGGCAATCTCCTTATCACCTCTACCGGCAACGGCATCGGACACATCACGCTAAAGGGCGGCGGTATCATACAAGGAGAAGCCAAACTGTTTGACACGTCGGTCACAGTGATCGAAATGACCGTCAATAAAAAGGCTTACACTGTGAACGACACGGCGGCGACACTGGATGCCGCACCATTCATCCAAGACTCCAGAACTCTGGTTCCGGTACGTTTTGTCGCCGAGGCCTTAGGCCTTGATGTCGCATGGGATGAAGCCACCAAACAAGTCACCCTGCAAGGTGCAAAGACGTTAAAGCTCACCATCGGATCGAACGCGTATATCGTTGACGGTGTATCACAAGCTATGGACACCAACCCGCTTATCAAAGACAGCCGAACCTTTGTGCCAATTCGCTTTATCGCGGAGGCCTTAGGTCTTGATGTCGCATGGGATGAAGCCACCAAGCAAGTCACCCTCATCAACATCCCGCAAAATCTGAAGGCGACTAAAACGCCATTGGCCGACGCGCCTAGCACGCCCGAAAGCAAGCTCGCGGTACCCACCGATCAACCAGCTTAATTAAAAATAAAACGTCCACGGTTTCCTAGCTTCTGGAGACTGTGGACGTTTTTATATGCCTTTCAATTGTGAATTTTACAGGAAATATCCGTGACGGTAAGCTTAATCACTGCGGTGCGTTCCACACGACCGGGTTCAAATGTCCAGTCGGATTTGCCTGTCGCCTTTTCCATAATCGCTATCAAGCCGCGGCGCTTTTCCTCCAGGTCGTGAAGCATCTCAATTTTGCCCTCACCAATGACTGACTGAAAAGCCGCACCATAAGAACAGGCCGTGTCCTCACCGTAAACACGGTGCCCTAAATCCATTTCAAAAGCCGCATAACCTGTCGCTTCAATCAGGGACACCTTGCGCCCTTCGCCGGCACCGTGAAAATAAAAGACCCTCTCAGTGTTATGTTCAAACCCGAAGTCCAGGGGCACTATATAAACCCGCTCCCCATCTCGCAGTCCGATGCGAATCGTCTCGCACTCACGAATCAAGTTGTCGATAACGACCGAGTCCGTGACCTCCCTATCATGTCTTCTCATGTGACCACCTCATTCGATTTATTACATTCAGTTTACCATAATGCAACGGCATTGGAAACCTGCTCAATATCGCGAGGCCGCTTTTTCATGGGTAACACAATTCCTATGCGCTAACAAGTTACACCTTATTTGATTGATCACCATAAGTTTAGTTATACTTGCGCGTGTTATTCGCCGGTACGGTCGGATGCTTTACTCTTACGCAGACAGTCTCCATAGCCTGCCAATGGTACCTCATCATAAAAACGCTGAAAAACCCCTTACTTTTTACGGCACTTTCATGTATAATTAACTAAAATGAATGTAAAATTAAGGAGTGCTTATGATTTCAAATATGTGGTACGCCATTGCTGCGTCGTCTCAAGTAAAAGCCGGTTACATCACCACGCTTCGGCGACTTTCAAAAGATCTTGCTCTCTACCGGGATCCAAGGGGTGCTTTGCACTGCGTCTACGATATGTGTGCGCACCGCGGTGCCAGCTTCGAACGCGGCAAGGTATGTAACGATGGCATTAAATGTCCTTTCCACGGCATTGAATACAACACCAAGGGGCAAGCCACGCTCATCCCCAGCGACGGCAAGGCCAACCCTAAAAATCTCTCACGATTCCATCTGACGACCTTCCCCGTGATCGAGGTGGATGAGATCATCTACCTGTGGTACGGCAAAGGCGAGCCCAGTCCGTCACCTCGACCCCTGCCCCACATTGGCAACATGGCCTACGATGAAATTCAAGTACCGTGGACAACTCACTATTCCCGAGTCATTGAAAACCAACTGGACGTGAGTCACTTACCTTTCGTCCATCACAATACCATCGGCAAAGGAAACAAAACTTTGGTGAACGGTCCGAAGTTTGTATTTGAATCCCCTAATGAGATGATTCACTCGGCAAACAACGCCGTCGATCATGGACAGCTTCCTAAATCCAACGAGGACGCCGCGATTCGATCCACCTATATGACCTTCCGCTGGCCCAACACTTGGGTGAACCATATCAGCGATAAATTAAACATCATGGCCTACTTTGTGCCTGTGGACGATGAAAATACCCTCTTGTGCCTACGCTTTTACAATCGCTTTACCGGCTTGGAAGCTCTGGACCGATTGATCGCCAAGTTCGGTTCCATAGGTAACCGTGTAGTACAAAATCAAGATCGGGTGATTGTACAAACTCAGCGGCCGAAACGCTCAGATCTGAAAATCAACGAAAATTTGGTGCAGGCCGACCGTCCCATTATTGAGTATCGAAAACGCCGAGCGGAACTTATCGCAGCCGCGGACGAGACCTCCGAGAAATCACCTCAGGCCGCCAAACCATCGGAACATGATGCATAACCACACAAAAACACGGAGACTGTCAGCCTCCGTGTTTTATTGCCATCTTATTTATAAATTTTCACCCGTTCTTCAACCGGCTTCACATCTTTATCCCCCGCTTCATCACCGGCTTTGCCGAACGGCATTTGACCTCGAAGCTCCCAGCTCTTCGGAATATCCCAAGCGTCTTTCACCTGTTGGTCAATGAGCTCCGTGTAGTGTTGCAAAGACGCCCCGTAGCCCGCCAGCGTAAGGGAAGTCCACACATTAAACTGATGCATACCGCTGGCTTCCTTGGACCAGATAGGAAAGTTTTGTGCGTAAAGCGGGAACTGTTCCTGAAGTGCTTTAACGCCATCTTGATCTTCATAGAAGAGCACCGTCCCGTATCCCGCTTTGAATCCATTGATCTTATCTTCAGTGGCGCTGAAACTGTCTTCAGGGACAACCTCACGCAGTGCGTCCATAGTGATGTCCCAGAATTTATCATGCTCCTGACCTAAGAGGACAACAAGCCGTGCAGTTTGTGAGTTGAACGCGGACGGCGTGTGAATCACCACATGTTCAACCAGAGCCTTAATCTCATCATCGCTGAGCACCGGTTCTTTGCTGATGACGTAATGCGTGCGACGTTGTGCAATAGCATCTTGAAAGTTTTTTAACATGATTAGCCTCCATATAGTATAGCAGTTACGTTTTGTAATTAACACTTATATTATGCCCGCAATTTCGTTTTTTAAACCATTTTAAACAGACAAAATAAAAAATCGACCGCATCGCGACCGATTCTTTATTTTATCCACTTTTCAGCCCATATTTGAATCTCATCCATAACCTTACTGAGGTCTCTGCCTTTTTCCGTGAGTTCATATTCAATGCGAACAGGCGTCTCCGAATACACTTTGCGCTCTACAACGCCCTGCTTTTCCAACTCCTTAAACCGTTCAGTCAGCATACGGGCACTCAAATGAGGAATGGCCGCCGCCACATCGGAAAAACGCTTTTTACCGCCAAGCAGCGTCCGAATAATCAATCCGGTCCATCGCTTGCCAAGAAGCTCGAAAGCATCTTCAAACTTGGGACACATTTGAAATTCTTCCATAACATTTCACCACCTGGTGCTATTTTACCACAAACACAATACTTTTCCGTCTAAGAATTTTTGAATGCTGCCGACTCACAAGAAGACCATGCCAATACGCACCGCGAGATTTAAAAAAGTTTGCTGTCCCAAAACTTGACCTGACGATTCTTATATGTGCTGATATGATAGTCCACCTGAGGATCGTGAATCGTATCTGTCCGATCCGCCAGTACCCAATGGCCCAGCTCATCCAGATTTGGAAAATACGTGTCCACACGATCAAAACTTCGATGCATCTGCGTCACCAAGGCCGTGTCACAATAATCTAAAAACATCTTATAGATGGCCGCCCCGCCGATAACGACAAAATCCTCCGGCGCCGTCTCGGCATACCTCGCCATGGCTTCCTCAGGACTGTGTACCACATCAAACCCCTCGACCTCCACAAGATGCCTGCTGAGAATAATATTGCGCCGCCCCGGAAGAGGCATTTTATTCGGCAACGACTCATAAGTGTTCCGACCCATGAGGACGGTTTTATCCATCGTCTGTGTTTTGAAAAATTCCAAGTCACTCTTCAGGTGAATCAACATATCCCCCTGAGTTCCAATACCCCAGTTGGCGTCGACATTGACAATAGCAAACATAATAACTCCTTTATTCTTCTATACTGCACTTCATGTCGTGCTTTCAGCTTGATCGAAAATCGACTGTTGCATTAAATAACGGTTTGGATAGCGCTCTAAATAGTCTTTTAACAACGCAATCAAAACAGTAGCGTCCCCCTCCCCGGAGGTGAAAGCATCAAGCATCTCAAAAAATTCTTTTTTCTGCGCCGTCGTCGCCCGATCTTTAAAGTAACCCCAAAGGTGCAACAAGCCGTTTCGCCCTTCGCCCGGTGTAATCGGCAGAACCAGTGCCTCATCAATGAGCGCCTGAACCGTCTCAACCTGCACCACATCCTCTTTTAAATAGGTACGCACCGCGACATAAATCCTTTGAGAGCGGCAAAGCACATTATATTTATGCCTCGCCCATACAGTCTCGGCGCATTGTCGCTCATTCTTTTGCGATGGCATACCCATGGTTCCTCCTTTGTCTTATGTATAGGGTATACCCAAAGACAAACCTACATCACTATCGCCCATAAAGGTTCGCCATTTCCTTATTATGCATTATAATAGAAATCAAACAACCCTTTTGAAATTTTAATAGAAGGAGTATCTATGTACAATCTATTATCCGACGAAGAAGCCCGCATCATAGATTTTTTCCACACCATGCACGCCCATCCCGAACTGTCGAATGAAGAGTTTGAAACCACTGCGCATATTAAAGCCTTTCTCAGCACCTTATCCCATGTTGAACTCCTCCCTATAGCCACCCCCACCGGCGTACTGGCCAAGATTGAAGGACCCCATCCCGGTCCGACGATCGGTCTGCGGTGCGATATTGATGCCATTGCCCAAACCGAAAAATACCCTTGTGAGTTTCAGTCCGTCTACCCAGGAAAAATGCACGCCTGCGGCCACGATTTTCACACCGCCGCCCTGCTCGGTGCGGCACAAATTTTAAATCGCCGCTACGATGAGCTGAAGGGGACAGCCGTACTTCTTTTTCAATGCGCCGAAGAGACGACAACCGGTGCCGACTCTATGATCCGAGGCGGCCTGTTCGAACTGACCCATCCCGATATGTTTTTCGGTCTGCACAACTGGCCCTTGATTCCCGTCGGGAAAGTGATTTGCAAAGAAGGCGCGCTGATGGCGGCGAAAACCAACTTTGGCATCACCATTCACGGTCGCGGCGGCCACGGCTCCATGCCCCACTTAAACGTGGATCCCATCGTCTGCGCAGCATCCGCTATTATGTCGCTGCAAACCGTGTTAAGTCGAAACATCGATCCCTTTGAACCAGTCGTCTTGTCCATCAACGCCATTGAAGGCGGCAGCTTCGATAATTTAGTGGTCGATAGCGTACGCATAGCGGCCACCATTCGTACGCTGAGCACCGACGCCATGGCGCGCGCCAAAACTCGAATGGAAAAATTGATCCACGATACCTGCGCCGCCTACGAATGCACTGCCACCATCGTCTACCATGATAATATCCCCCTGACCTTTAACAGCCAACCAATGTACAAGCTGGCGGTGAAAGCTGCTGCACGCGTCGTCGACAATAGCGACATTATCACCGTCGAACCCACCATGGCCAGCGAAGACTTCGCTAAAATCATGGCAAACGTCCCATCCTTTATGTATTGGTTCGGCAGCGGCACCTCAGGCGTAGAAAACCACGCCCTCCACGACCCTTACTTTCACGTCGACGAGCAAGGCATAAAAACAGCCTCCGAGGTTCTTGCCAGTTCTGTATTTACCGCTCAGGAAACACGGACTGATTAATGTAAAACGAGAATACTATACACAAACACCCCGTACCGAAGTCAACGCTCAGTACGGGGTGTTTTGTTCAATATTCTACTGCCACATCGGCGAGGTTAAAAAATTCGAGCCATTCGCCGTTCAATTTTTTGTCCGTAATGACAATATCCAACTTGCCTATAGGTCCATAGACAATCGCTGTATCATCATTAAATTTCGTATGATCCATCACTAAAATTTTGGTTTTAGCAATGTCCAAACAGGCTTTTCGAAAATAAAAACCGTCCAGACTGTTGTCCCCCAACCCGCGAACTTGGTGTATCGACGTGAAGCTGAGAAAACATAAATCAGCGCCGTATAACTTCAACTGTTCCAATGCACTATACCCATAAAAAGAATGGGTCTTTTTATTGTAGTTGCCACCGATGAGGATCAAGTTGATTTTGTCGCTCGCTGAACAAATGGTGGCAATGGACAGCGAGTTCGTAATGATACTCACGTAGATGTCTTTGGTGACAATATATTTTGCCAGTTCCACGCATGTGGTGCTGGAATCCAGCACGATAATCTTTTTTGCCAGAATGTGCTTAAATGCCAAACCGGCTATATACTTTTTTTCATCGACGAGAAGATTTTGTTTGATATCATTGCCGATGCCTTTTTCGAAAGCATTTTTTAAATACGCACCGCCGCGAGTTCGGGTCAATTCATCCCGATGCTCCAGCTCGATTAAATCCTTTCGAACGGTCTCTTCACTACACCCCAACACCGCAGCAATGTCATTAATTTTTAACACGCTGTGAGATTCCAAATATTTTAGAATCTCACTGTGCCGTTGAATTTTTAGCATGATTCACCTATAACGTGGACGTGGCCTACAGTACGTGCATAGTAGTAAAGCTTGGACAAATCTTCCACATATTCCGCCGCCGTAAATGCACTGTCCAGATCCACGCCGCAACTAATCGCACCATGATTGGCTAAAAGACAGGAGTTGGTCGTCGCTAAGTAGGGTAAGATCTTCTGTGCCAATGCTAAGGAACCGGCTTCGGCAAAGGGTGCCACTCTAAGTTCTCCACCAATAAAAGGTTTCATTTCAATGGAAATGAGCGGAATATCCTCTCTAACAATAGAAAATACTGTGGCAAAAGTGGAATGGGTGTGAATGATGGCGCGGTAATGCGGATAGGTCTTATATACTTCCAGGTGCATCCGCCATTCCGAAGACGGCACCTGGGCCGAGTCAAAAGGCTTTCCTTCTCTATCAATGCGCACAATATCCGCTTCCGTGATACTCATATAATCTCTGCCGCTAGGCGTAATATAAAAGCTGTTGTCATTTTCTTTAATACTGATGTTACCACTAGTACCGGCCACGAGTTTCGTCTCATACATACGACGTCCCGCATCTACCAATGCTTTTCTGTAGTTCATAGGTCACCTCTTCACCTAAGTATAGAGTATCCCCAAAACGAAAGCAATCTTTTTATTGGAATAAATTGGAATTTCTTTGATTTGTTGTTTAAAAACTGTTATTTTCACAATATTTTGCTTTCTCGATTTTCAAAACTTTAAAAATCAAGAGTTTTTTAACGCTACACGTATGTAAACTTCACAATTTTCTCCAACACTTTGTTGACTTTGCCCTCCCCTTTGATATACTGAATTTATTAAAATATAGGGAGGTTTGAGAGAGATTATGAAAAGAACAAAAATTACATTATTGGATTTGGTGGGCATCGGTATTGGTCAAATCATTGGCTCCGGCGTGATGATTCTCACGGGTCTTGCCGTCGGAAAAACCGGTCACGGCGTACCTTTGGCTTTTATTGTGGCGGGTATTATCGTCGCCATCACCAACCTTTGCTTAGCCACACTCGGATCCGCCATACCGGCCAACGGCGGTATGTATACTTATGTCAGAGATTTAATCGGAAAGAAAACCGGCTTTTTCTATGTGGCACTTTTGGCGGCAGGTCAATTGGTTTTAGCCAACTATGCGATAGGCTTTGCAGAATATTTGAAAGAACTGGTCCCTGCCATCAACGTGACACTGGTGGCCGCTGTAATGATGACCCTCGTCTTTATTATCAATCTCACAGGTATAAAGAGTGCCGTGCGCTTTCAAAATCTACTAGTGGTCATACTGATCCTTTCCATTGCTCTGTTTATTGTGCTGGGACTGCCTAAAGTCGGGGATTTTTCACCTTACTTTGATATGGCAACGATCATGCCCAACGGTTTTTCTGAATTTGTAGCGGCGATTTTTTTAGTGAGATTCTCTCTTGTCGGCGCGGAATACATCAATGAATTCGGCAGCGATGCTGAAAATCCCGGAAAAAATATTCCTCTTGCCATGATTATTTCTACCGTCGTGGTATCTGTGGTCTATCTTGGCGTCGGTTTTGTCGCAACCGGTGTACTCCCCATTGAAGAAGTGGCCTTTCAAACCCTCGGCAATGTAGCTCACACCATTTTCTCAAAACCAATTTACTTCTTCTTTATGATCGGCGGCGCCATGTTTGCCGTAGCATCATCACTCAATGCAGTTTTTGCATGGGCACCGAAGGGCTTAGCTGTTGCCGTAGACGATGGATGGCTGCCACAATTTCTCGCCCAAGAGAACAAAACCTTCGGTACGCCTCACTATCTGCTCACGATCTTCTATGTCATCGGCATGATACCTATTCTCACCGGCGGCACACTCGAAATTATCGCCGTCTTAGGCAACAACATCGGTCTCATCTTTGCCGCACTGCCTATTATTGCCGTCATGTTCCTGCCGTCAAAAAATCCCGAAGCCTATGCCAATGCCTATTTTAAACTGCCTCGATGGGCCATGTCGGTGCTTCCTATTTTCTGCCTGATCATCTTTGCCGGAGGATTTTATTCCAACGTTGAGTTCATCGGCGCATTCGGTATGAAGGTGCTCTTTGGCTACTGTGTCTTAGTGGCTGTGTATGCTAAAGTTAAAGAGCCGCATCTCAACCCTACGAAAGGAGTAGA comes from the Peptoniphilus equinus genome and includes:
- a CDS encoding nitroreductase family protein; the encoded protein is MLKNFQDAIAQRRTHYVISKEPVLSDDEIKALVEHVVIHTPSAFNSQTARLVVLLGQEHDKFWDITMDALREVVPEDSFSATEDKINGFKAGYGTVLFYEDQDGVKALQEQFPLYAQNFPIWSKEASGMHQFNVWTSLTLAGYGASLQHYTELIDQQVKDAWDIPKSWELRGQMPFGKAGDEAGDKDVKPVEERVKIYK
- a CDS encoding M20 metallopeptidase family protein, which gives rise to MYNLLSDEEARIIDFFHTMHAHPELSNEEFETTAHIKAFLSTLSHVELLPIATPTGVLAKIEGPHPGPTIGLRCDIDAIAQTEKYPCEFQSVYPGKMHACGHDFHTAALLGAAQILNRRYDELKGTAVLLFQCAEETTTGADSMIRGGLFELTHPDMFFGLHNWPLIPVGKVICKEGALMAAKTNFGITIHGRGGHGSMPHLNVDPIVCAASAIMSLQTVLSRNIDPFEPVVLSINAIEGGSFDNLVVDSVRIAATIRTLSTDAMARAKTRMEKLIHDTCAAYECTATIVYHDNIPLTFNSQPMYKLAVKAAARVVDNSDIITVEPTMASEDFAKIMANVPSFMYWFGSGTSGVENHALHDPYFHVDEQGIKTASEVLASSVFTAQETRTD
- a CDS encoding stalk domain-containing protein, with the protein product MKRLRYSIYVIALLCVMVLTQTTYAEEVYRETFSPGATRVTYDVTYDKNRAIIEVLELDLNNPGLDLKVVAGQGKYTQHATVSSMAERTDAEALVNGDYYNTLLQGAPDSASIIDGRLVSSPAVYTDRHTLAITADKRAVIDTTYFEGKVTAANDVSYPIDGLNKSYYWYDGTGEYSHENKIQVYNDFWASASRGDEKNTEVLVNANGVVEAISPKQSLPYAVPDGKLILQVSAAAEDFVNQNIKVGDTIKVNFGITPNDNYQFLIGGHALLVDKGQSVPYTKDINVLGGRRARTAVGVSADHKMIYLIAAEGRTDRSKGLTLGELSDFMTRLGVERAMNLDGGGSTAMVVKNLGNTERTRVINPEKNAAERKVVSGIGIYNTLPKTGQPQGIKFTGPDTLVIGESGLYQATGAWDTNLHPMDISSWGYHFETPSDLALVSESYLLALQPGNLELALKADNGLSATKQITIQGYDAIKTLTVTTDKKRIAPGETLHIQAEATLSDGRKVILSPRVLDFMLTDMEGSWDSESGNLLITSTGNGIGHITLKGGGIIQGEAKLFDTSVTVIEMTVNKKAYTVNDTAATLDAAPFIQDSRTLVPVRFVAEALGLDVAWDEATKQVTLQGAKTLKLTIGSNAYIVDGVSQAMDTNPLIKDSRTFVPIRFIAEALGLDVAWDEATKQVTLINIPQNLKATKTPLADAPSTPESKLAVPTDQPA
- a CDS encoding class II aldolase/adducin family protein, which encodes MNYRKALVDAGRRMYETKLVAGTSGNISIKENDNSFYITPSGRDYMSITEADIVRIDREGKPFDSAQVPSSEWRMHLEVYKTYPHYRAIIHTHSTFATVFSIVREDIPLISIEMKPFIGGELRVAPFAEAGSLALAQKILPYLATTNSCLLANHGAISCGVDLDSAFTAAEYVEDLSKLYYYARTVGHVHVIGESC
- a CDS encoding pyridoxamine 5'-phosphate oxidase family protein, yielding MRRHDREVTDSVVIDNLIRECETIRIGLRDGERVYIVPLDFGFEHNTERVFYFHGAGEGRKVSLIEATGYAAFEMDLGHRVYGEDTACSYGAAFQSVIGEGKIEMLHDLEEKRRGLIAIMEKATGKSDWTFEPGRVERTAVIKLTVTDISCKIHN
- a CDS encoding aromatic ring-hydroxylating oxygenase subunit alpha, with the translated sequence MISNMWYAIAASSQVKAGYITTLRRLSKDLALYRDPRGALHCVYDMCAHRGASFERGKVCNDGIKCPFHGIEYNTKGQATLIPSDGKANPKNLSRFHLTTFPVIEVDEIIYLWYGKGEPSPSPRPLPHIGNMAYDEIQVPWTTHYSRVIENQLDVSHLPFVHHNTIGKGNKTLVNGPKFVFESPNEMIHSANNAVDHGQLPKSNEDAAIRSTYMTFRWPNTWVNHISDKLNIMAYFVPVDDENTLLCLRFYNRFTGLEALDRLIAKFGSIGNRVVQNQDRVIVQTQRPKRSDLKINENLVQADRPIIEYRKRRAELIAAADETSEKSPQAAKPSEHDA
- a CDS encoding APC family permease; its protein translation is MKRTKITLLDLVGIGIGQIIGSGVMILTGLAVGKTGHGVPLAFIVAGIIVAITNLCLATLGSAIPANGGMYTYVRDLIGKKTGFFYVALLAAGQLVLANYAIGFAEYLKELVPAINVTLVAAVMMTLVFIINLTGIKSAVRFQNLLVVILILSIALFIVLGLPKVGDFSPYFDMATIMPNGFSEFVAAIFLVRFSLVGAEYINEFGSDAENPGKNIPLAMIISTVVVSVVYLGVGFVATGVLPIEEVAFQTLGNVAHTIFSKPIYFFFMIGGAMFAVASSLNAVFAWAPKGLAVAVDDGWLPQFLAQENKTFGTPHYLLTIFYVIGMIPILTGGTLEIIAVLGNNIGLIFAALPIIAVMFLPSKNPEAYANAYFKLPRWAMSVLPIFCLIIFAGGFYSNVEFIGAFGMKVLFGYCVLVAVYAKVKEPHLNPTKGVER
- a CDS encoding YbgA family protein; translation: MPSQKNERQCAETVWARHKYNVLCRSQRIYVAVRTYLKEDVVQVETVQALIDEALVLPITPGEGRNGLLHLWGYFKDRATTAQKKEFFEMLDAFTSGEGDATVLIALLKDYLERYPNRYLMQQSIFDQAESTT
- a CDS encoding DeoR/GlpR family DNA-binding transcription regulator, translating into MLKIQRHSEILKYLESHSVLKINDIAAVLGCSEETVRKDLIELEHRDELTRTRGGAYLKNAFEKGIGNDIKQNLLVDEKKYIAGLAFKHILAKKIIVLDSSTTCVELAKYIVTKDIYVSIITNSLSIATICSASDKINLILIGGNYNKKTHSFYGYSALEQLKLYGADLCFLSFTSIHQVRGLGDNSLDGFYFRKACLDIAKTKILVMDHTKFNDDTAIVYGPIGKLDIVITDKKLNGEWLEFFNLADVAVEY
- a CDS encoding winged helix-turn-helix transcriptional regulator; this translates as MEEFQMCPKFEDAFELLGKRWTGLIIRTLLGGKKRFSDVAAAIPHLSARMLTERFKELEKQGVVERKVYSETPVRIEYELTEKGRDLSKVMDEIQIWAEKWIK
- a CDS encoding dihydrofolate reductase, which codes for MFAIVNVDANWGIGTQGDMLIHLKSDLEFFKTQTMDKTVLMGRNTYESLPNKMPLPGRRNIILSRHLVEVEGFDVVHSPEEAMARYAETAPEDFVVIGGAAIYKMFLDYCDTALVTQMHRSFDRVDTYFPNLDELGHWVLADRTDTIHDPQVDYHISTYKNRQVKFWDSKLF